CGGCAGGTCGTGCCGGCGCGGCGCGCATCGCGGTAGAAGGGCACGAGGTCCAGCCGGTCGATATGACGCCAGAGCACGCTTTCGCGCGGCGGACACAGGCCGATCAGCGCGGAGGTCGGGTTGCCCTTCCAGTCATCGGGCACATGCACCATGGCCGACCAGACGCCGAGCGAGAAATCCGGCTCATTCGCCCACCAGCGGCTCGGCAGAGCGCGGCGCAGATAGTCGCGGATGGCAAGACGCCCATCGAAAGGAAACGGGTCGATGGACGGGTCGAGCGGGCTCGCCCCCGGCAGGTCGCCCGTGCCTGTCTGCGCCTGCGCCGGCAGGCTCGCCGCAGCGATCGCCAGCAGCGCGGCAGCCACCAGCATCGCGGCGCGCCCGGCTCTTGCGAGGCGCACGGCTGCGTGGTTCATGCGGGGGTGTCGTCCCATCCGGCCCATGGGGGCGATATGCCATGGTGCGCCGGCGCTGTCTCGCTTCTCCCGACCCGGTTCAAAGGATCGCATGCCGACCCTCCCCTCCCGTCTCTCCCGGCTGGCGCTGGCCTATGCGCCCTATGCCGGCGCGCTCGCCGTGCGCGGGCTGGAGGTGGTGGGCAAGCTCGGCCTGTTCATGCTGGCGGCGCGCCTGCTCGGCACGCATGAGGCGGGGCTCTATTTCATCTGCCTGACCTGGGTCGGCCTTGCCGCCACCATCGCCCGCGCCGGCTTCGAGAAGGCGGTGGTGCGCCACATGGCGGCGGAGATCGCCATTGGCGACGGCGCGGCGGCGGAGCGGGCGATGCTCACCGGCCTCGGCTGGACCGTGCTCGGCAGCGTCATGGCCACGCTGGCGACGCTCGCCGCCGCGACACCCGCCGCAGCCTATCTGTTCCACGATCCCGACCTTGCCGCCCCGCTGCGCATCGCCGCGCTGGCGATCCTGCCGCAGGCGCTGTGCTTCTATGCCGGCCATGTGCTGCTGGGGCTGAACCGCGGCGTCGCCGGGCAGTTCGTGCAGAACGCGTCCTGGCCGGTCTTCACCTTCCTGGCCATGCTGGCGGGCGCGCACTCGCTCTCCGCCATGCTCTATGCGCTGGCCCTCTCCAATCTCGCCGCCACCGCCATCGGCGCGTGGCTGATCCTGCGGGCCGAGCGCGACGGCGCCGCACCGGTCGAGGCTCCCGCCGACGTCCTCCCCGCGCTGTGGCGCACCGCCGTGCCGCTGGGGCTGGTGGAGGTGGTGCAGGTTTCACTCAACTCCATCCCGATGCTGCTGCTGGCGGTCTATGCGAGCCCGGCCGAGGTCGGCGCCTTCAGCATCGCCAACCGGCTGTCCATCCTCATCTGGGTGGTCATCATCGCCATCGGCTCCATCGCCGCACCACGCTTTTCCGCCCTGCACCGGCTGGGCGACTGGGCGGGCCTGCGGGCGCAGAACCGGCGCGCACGGCGGCTCGTCGCGCTGTGCAGCGTGCCGCCGGTCGCCCTCATGATGCTCCTGCCCGGCCCGCTGCTGGCGCTGATCGGCCCCGGCTTCGACATCGCCGCCACCGCCCTCGTCATCATGGCGGCCGGACAACTGGTGAACGGCCTGCTCTCCTGCCAGGACATCGTGCTGGCGATGACTGGCCATGGCGGGCTGCTGCGCTGGCTGAACGTCGCGCAATTCCTCGTCTGCTGCGCCGCCGGCGCCGTGCTCGTGCCGCTCTACGGGATGAATGGCGCGGCGATCCTCACCGCCCTCGTCATCGTGCAGGGCGCGCTCGGCACGGCGATCGCGGTGCGCCGGCTGATGCCGCAGGCTTTTTGACGCAGCGGCGGCGGGTCTTTACCGGCGCTTAGCGTTAATGGGGCACACTCAGGCCGAGTAGAGGTGTGGCCGCCCGGCCGGTGGGCGTGCAGGTGGCGTTGAATGGCGATGACGGGAACCTATGCGGGCGAGGCCGAGGCCACGGCCGCCGGCCAGTGGTCCGGCAGTCGCCCGCCCGCCTTCACGCTGCGCGATTTCCTCATCGCCGCCTTCTTCCACATCCGCATCATCCTGCTGGCCGCGCTGCTGCCGCTGGCGGCGGGCGTGGCGGCGGCGACGTTCGCCAGGACCGAATACACCGCCAACAGCCTGCTCATGGTCATCGTCAGCCGCGAGGTGACCAACGCGCAGAACGTCACCGGCACCGGGCCGGCCGTGCTCTCCATCGAAGGGCTGAAGCAGGTCGAATCCGAGGTGCAGATCCTCGAGAGCGCCGATGTCATCCGCACGGTGATCGAGGATATGGGCCGCGAGACGCTGTTCCCGCCCGGCCTTTTGTCCCGCGTGCGCGATCTGCTCGCCGGGCCCGGCAGTGCGATGGACAAGGCGATCGAACGATTCCGGCGCAATCTGCGCGCCGAGGTGCTCGACGGCTCGAATGTGATCGAGGTGTCCTTCACCCATCCCGACCGCGCCATCGCCATCGAGGCGACCGACAAGCTGGTCGCCGCCTATATGGCGCGCCGGCGGGTCATCATGGAGAACCCCACCGCCCGCATCCTTGAGGCCGAGGTCCAGCGCTTCCAGCGCGACCTCACCGCGACCGACCGGGCGATCGAGGGGCTGAAAAGCCGCGTCGGCATCATCGATTTCGACCAGGACGCCGTCCTCGCCGCCAATCAGGTGGATTCGGTCGTCCAGCGTCGCCGTCAGGTCGCCGAGCGCAAGGTCGCGGTGGCCGGCCAGCTGACCGAGGCCGAGAAGCAGCTCGCCGCCCTGCCCCCGACCGTGTTCGACTTCAACCAGAAGAGCGACGCGCTGGGCAATGACGACGACAACAACACGCTGAGCCGCCTCCTCATCGAGCGCGACCGCCTCGCCCTGCAATACGCCGCCAATGGCGCGATGATGCGCGAGATCAACCGCAAGATCGAGACCATCCGCAAGCAGATCGCCACCCGCAATGAGCGGCTCTACGAGACCAGCCGCGACGTGCGAAACCCGGCGGTGGGCTATGTGAACAACATGATCCTCAGCCTGCGCATCGAGGCGGACGCGCTCGACCGGCAGGAAAAGGAACTGGTCGTCCAGCAGGCGGATGCCGAAAAGCGCCTGACCGCGCTGCGCGCGGCCGAGACCGAACTGGTCGAGCTCAACCGCCGCCGCGAGACGCTGTCGGAGGGCTACCGCGAATATCTGCGCCGCGCCACCGCCGCCAAGATCGAGGAATCCGCCGCCGCCGAGCGCGAATCCAATGTGCGCCTCGTGCAGGATGCCGGCGCCTCGGTCACCAACCGCTCCATGCGCCTGCCTTTCCTCGGCGCTGGCCTCATCGGCGCGGTGCTGTTCGGCGCCGCCGCCGGCGCGGTCGCCTCGGCGCTGCGCTCGACCTTCATCCAGCCGAGCGAGACTGAGCGGGCGCTCGAGGTGCCGGTGCTCGGCGAGTACGACAATCCCGCGCGCGGCGAGGATGATGCCGCGCTCCAGCGCGACGCCGGCAACCTCGCGGCGCTGCTGGCGGATACGCGGGTCGACGGGCAGCCGGTGCGCGTCGTGCAGTTCATCGGCGTGGAGGCCGACCCGGCGCTGTCGGGCCTTGCCGAGCGGGTCGCCGCCGAGTTCACCACCCAGCGCGGCCTGCGCACGCTTCTGGTCGATCTCACCGCCCCGCCGGTCACGATTGACGATCCCTCGGTCCGGCTCAAGGGCGGCATCCGCGCCCGCCCCACCGGCACGCCGCTCTTGTGGAGCCTGACCGACGCGCAGACCTCGCCCTTGCTCCAGCTGCGCACGCCGCTGCATGAGGCGGAAGGGCTGATGCGCGAGCTGCGCCAGGAGTGCGAGGCGGTGGTGTTCTGCGCCACCGCGCGCGAGGCGAGCGCGCTCGGCCACCGGCTCGACGCGCTGGTCGACGGCAATGTGCTGGTGGTGCGCGCCGACAAGACCCGCAAGCCCGCCGCCATCGCCCTGCGCAGCGCGGTGGTGGAGAGCGGCGGCGTGCCGCTCGGCTTCGTCTTCATCGGCCGGCGTTACATCCTGCCCGACTGGATCTACCGGCTCACCTGAACCGGATCGGCCACCGGACGCGCCTGCGCTCGCAATTCGCGGATGAAGGCGTCGATCAGCGGCTGCTCGCCGCTGAGCCGGCGGGTCGCGGCGAAGTGCGCGGAATCAAAGCCATAGCTCTCCGGCTTCAGCACCCGCATCTGCCCGCGCCCGACCCAATCCTCGCCGATATGGCGCGGCAGATAGCCGATGAAGCGGCCGGACAGGATCATCATCACCTGCGCCTCCATCTGCACGATGGCGGCGCTCGCCCGCGGGTGGTTCACCCGGTAGAGGTCGTCGAGGTGGCGGTAGCGCCGCACGGAGAACAATGCCTCCTCGATGCGGGCATGGCTGATCTCGGCACCCGGCAGGTCGAACAGCGCATGGCCGCGCCCGCAATAGAGCGCCTGCGCCTCCCGGTGCAGCGGAATATAGGTGATGCCCGGCACCTTCTGCGAGAACGGCCCGACCACAAGGTCGCGCTGCCCGTCCATCAGCGCCCGCTCCAGCGCCAGCGGCGTGCCGAGCTCCAGATCGACGAACACCTCCGAGGCATAGTCCATGTAGCGGGCGAGCGCCGTCTGGAGACCCAGTTGCGGGTTGGTCACGACGCCATCGACGATGCCGACACGCAGCCGTCCGACGAGGCGGCGCTGGTCGCGCCCGATGCGGCCGTGAAAGGCGTCGATATCCTCGAACAGCCGCAGCGCGGCGGCGAGCGTCGCCTCGCCGAAGGGCGTGAGGCGGAATCCCGCCCGCCCGCGCTCGCAAAGCTGCCCACCCAGCTTGCGCTCCAGCGCGGCCAGATGAGTCGAGAGCGTGGATTGCGACAGGTTCAGCGCGATCTGCGCGTCCTGAAACCCGCCCTCCTGCGCCAGCACGACGAAGACGCGCAGCAGCCGCAGGTCGATATTGTCCAGCCGCCGCATGGCGCCGTCCCCCTTATGCCCTACCCGTCATCCCGGCCGAGCGCAGCGAGAGCCGGGATCGCCTGCCGCCTCGCCTCGTGCCCGCGCGATCCCGGCTCGGTCCTGCGGACCGTCCGGGATGACGGATCAAGGCAAGCGCCCGATACATCTAAATCTATCAATACATCCTTCCACTAATTCCGATTTTCTGGAAAGTGGAACTGCGCCAGCATGGCCTCGCCCTCCCGCTGGAGCTTCCCCGATGCGCGCCCCCTCCCCGCTCTGTTCCCGCGTGCCCGCATGACGCTCGAGGGTCTCGCCGGACGCACCGTCCTCGTCACAGGCTCCAGCCGCGGCATCGGTCATGGCATCGCCCGCGCCTTCGCCGCCGCCGGGGCGGAGCTGCAAATGCTCGCCGATGATGCCGCGATCCATGAAGCCGCCGGCCGGCTTGGCGCGCGCGGCCATCAGGCGGACATCACCTCGGCGGAGGCCGTGGCGGCGGTGGCGGCGTCCATTCCCCGGCTCGATGTGCTGGTGAACAATGCTGGGCTGGAGCTCGTCACCCCGCTCGACGATGCCGGCGCGCAGAACGAGGCGATCTTCCGCCGCGTGGTCGAGATAAACGTCGTCGGCACCTTCCTCGTCACCCGCGCCATGCTGCCGGCCATGGGCCATGGCGGGCGCATCATCAACACCGCCTCCGTGTGGTCGCGCTCGGCCGAGGCGCTGTTCGGCGCCTATGTCGCCTCTAAGCACGCGGTGATCGGCCTGACCAAGACCTGGGCCAAGGAGCTCGGCCCGCGTGGCATTACCGTGAATGCGGTGTGTCCGGGCTGGGTGCGCACGGAAGCCTCACTGCGCTCGCTCCACGCCATGGCCGCGCGCATGGCTGCCGAGCCGGAAACGCTGTTGAACGAGATCGTGGCCGGGCAGATCCTGCCGGGATTCATGGAGCCGGA
Above is a window of Ancylobacter sp. WKF20 DNA encoding:
- a CDS encoding lipopolysaccharide biosynthesis protein, coding for MAMTGTYAGEAEATAAGQWSGSRPPAFTLRDFLIAAFFHIRIILLAALLPLAAGVAAATFARTEYTANSLLMVIVSREVTNAQNVTGTGPAVLSIEGLKQVESEVQILESADVIRTVIEDMGRETLFPPGLLSRVRDLLAGPGSAMDKAIERFRRNLRAEVLDGSNVIEVSFTHPDRAIAIEATDKLVAAYMARRRVIMENPTARILEAEVQRFQRDLTATDRAIEGLKSRVGIIDFDQDAVLAANQVDSVVQRRRQVAERKVAVAGQLTEAEKQLAALPPTVFDFNQKSDALGNDDDNNTLSRLLIERDRLALQYAANGAMMREINRKIETIRKQIATRNERLYETSRDVRNPAVGYVNNMILSLRIEADALDRQEKELVVQQADAEKRLTALRAAETELVELNRRRETLSEGYREYLRRATAAKIEESAAAERESNVRLVQDAGASVTNRSMRLPFLGAGLIGAVLFGAAAGAVASALRSTFIQPSETERALEVPVLGEYDNPARGEDDAALQRDAGNLAALLADTRVDGQPVRVVQFIGVEADPALSGLAERVAAEFTTQRGLRTLLVDLTAPPVTIDDPSVRLKGGIRARPTGTPLLWSLTDAQTSPLLQLRTPLHEAEGLMRELRQECEAVVFCATAREASALGHRLDALVDGNVLVVRADKTRKPAAIALRSAVVESGGVPLGFVFIGRRYILPDWIYRLT
- a CDS encoding SDR family oxidoreductase, coding for MASPSRWSFPDARPLPALFPRARMTLEGLAGRTVLVTGSSRGIGHGIARAFAAAGAELQMLADDAAIHEAAGRLGARGHQADITSAEAVAAVAASIPRLDVLVNNAGLELVTPLDDAGAQNEAIFRRVVEINVVGTFLVTRAMLPAMGHGGRIINTASVWSRSAEALFGAYVASKHAVIGLTKTWAKELGPRGITVNAVCPGWVRTEASLRSLHAMAARMAAEPETLLNEIVAGQILPGFMEPEDVAGTYLFLASDLAANITGQSLGVDRGEFPW
- a CDS encoding LysR family transcriptional regulator gives rise to the protein MRRLDNIDLRLLRVFVVLAQEGGFQDAQIALNLSQSTLSTHLAALERKLGGQLCERGRAGFRLTPFGEATLAAALRLFEDIDAFHGRIGRDQRRLVGRLRVGIVDGVVTNPQLGLQTALARYMDYASEVFVDLELGTPLALERALMDGQRDLVVGPFSQKVPGITYIPLHREAQALYCGRGHALFDLPGAEISHARIEEALFSVRRYRHLDDLYRVNHPRASAAIVQMEAQVMMILSGRFIGYLPRHIGEDWVGRGQMRVLKPESYGFDSAHFAATRRLSGEQPLIDAFIRELRAQARPVADPVQVSR
- a CDS encoding oligosaccharide flippase family protein encodes the protein MPTLPSRLSRLALAYAPYAGALAVRGLEVVGKLGLFMLAARLLGTHEAGLYFICLTWVGLAATIARAGFEKAVVRHMAAEIAIGDGAAAERAMLTGLGWTVLGSVMATLATLAAATPAAAYLFHDPDLAAPLRIAALAILPQALCFYAGHVLLGLNRGVAGQFVQNASWPVFTFLAMLAGAHSLSAMLYALALSNLAATAIGAWLILRAERDGAAPVEAPADVLPALWRTAVPLGLVEVVQVSLNSIPMLLLAVYASPAEVGAFSIANRLSILIWVVIIAIGSIAAPRFSALHRLGDWAGLRAQNRRARRLVALCSVPPVALMMLLPGPLLALIGPGFDIAATALVIMAAGQLVNGLLSCQDIVLAMTGHGGLLRWLNVAQFLVCCAAGAVLVPLYGMNGAAILTALVIVQGALGTAIAVRRLMPQAF